In one Vulgatibacter incomptus genomic region, the following are encoded:
- the rpsJ gene encoding 30S ribosomal protein S10: MATQKIRIRLKAYDYKLLDQSAGEIVETAKRTGAKVAGPIPLPTKINKFTVLRSPHVDKKSREQFEIRTHKRMLDILEPTQATLDALMKLDLSAGVDVEIKS, encoded by the coding sequence ATGGCAACCCAGAAGATCCGCATTCGGCTCAAGGCCTACGACTACAAGCTGCTCGACCAGTCGGCAGGCGAGATCGTGGAGACCGCGAAGAGGACCGGCGCCAAGGTGGCCGGCCCGATTCCGCTCCCCACGAAGATCAACAAGTTCACCGTCCTGCGCTCGCCGCACGTCGACAAGAAGTCGCGCGAGCAGTTCGAGATCCGCACGCACAAGCGCATGCTCGACATCCTCGAGCCGACGCAGGCGACGCTCGACGCACTCATGAAGCTCGACCTGTCTGCTGGCGTGGACGTCGAGATCAAGTCGTAA
- the tuf gene encoding elongation factor Tu, translating into MSKEKFERKKPHANIGTIGHVDHGKTTLTAAITKVLSTKGFAQAMDYGSIDKAPEERERGITISTSHVEYETENRHYAHVDCPGHADYVKNMITGAAQMDGAILVVSAADGPMPQTREHILLARQVGVPYIVVFLNKCDMVDDPELLELVEMEVRDLLTEYDFPGDKTPIVKGSALKGLEGDSGELGEKAILQLMSEVDSYIPQPERQIDKPFLMPVEDVFSISGRGTVVTGRVERGRVKVGEEVEIVGLRPTQKTVVTGVEMFRKLLDEGMAGDNIGALVRGLKREDVERGQVMAKPGSITPHKKFKAEIYVLTKEEGGRHTPFFKGYKPQFYFRTTDVTGAVTLPEGTEMVMPGDNIGVTVELLTPIAMEKELRFAIREGGRTVGAGVVAEVIE; encoded by the coding sequence GGCACCATCGGGCACGTCGATCACGGCAAGACGACGCTGACCGCTGCGATCACCAAGGTTCTCTCGACCAAGGGCTTCGCCCAGGCGATGGACTACGGTTCGATCGACAAGGCTCCCGAGGAGCGCGAGCGCGGCATCACGATCTCCACCTCGCACGTCGAGTACGAGACCGAGAACCGCCACTACGCCCACGTGGACTGCCCGGGCCACGCCGACTACGTGAAGAACATGATCACGGGCGCGGCGCAGATGGACGGCGCGATCCTCGTGGTTTCGGCCGCTGACGGCCCGATGCCCCAGACCCGCGAGCACATCCTCCTCGCCCGCCAGGTCGGCGTCCCCTACATCGTCGTCTTCCTCAACAAGTGCGACATGGTGGACGACCCCGAGCTCCTCGAGCTGGTCGAGATGGAGGTCCGCGACCTCCTCACCGAGTACGACTTCCCCGGCGACAAGACCCCGATCGTCAAGGGCTCGGCGCTCAAGGGCCTCGAGGGTGACTCGGGCGAGCTCGGCGAGAAGGCGATCCTCCAGCTCATGTCCGAGGTCGACTCCTACATCCCGCAGCCCGAGCGTCAGATCGACAAGCCCTTCCTGATGCCGGTCGAGGACGTGTTCTCGATCTCGGGTCGTGGCACCGTGGTCACGGGTCGCGTCGAGCGCGGCCGGGTCAAGGTCGGCGAGGAGGTCGAGATCGTCGGCCTTCGCCCCACGCAGAAGACCGTGGTCACCGGCGTCGAGATGTTCCGCAAGCTCCTCGACGAGGGCATGGCGGGCGACAACATCGGCGCCCTGGTCCGCGGCCTGAAGCGCGAGGACGTGGAGCGCGGCCAGGTCATGGCGAAGCCCGGCTCGATCACGCCGCACAAGAAGTTCAAGGCGGAGATCTACGTTCTGACCAAGGAGGAAGGCGGTCGTCACACGCCGTTCTTCAAGGGCTACAAGCCGCAGTTCTACTTCCGGACTACGGACGTCACCGGTGCGGTGACCCTGCCCGAGGGGACGGAGATGGTCATGCCCGGTGACAACATCGGCGTGACGGTCGAGCTGCTCACTCCGATCGCGATGGAGAAGGAGCTCCGCTTCGCCATCCGCGAGGGTGGTCGGACGGTCGGCGCCGGCGTGGTCGCGGAAGTGATCGAGTAA